The nucleotide sequence GTAGAAAAACTTAGTTCTAGACTTCTTTTCACCGCTTTCACCTTTCTCTTAATCGCTTATTTGTCAATTGGCTCTTACTAAAAGTTGGACTAAGCTAAAAACGTGTTTTTTCACCACTGAACACATGATCTTTTCTGTCGCTTAAATATAGTTAATTGTTTCGCATTTCGCTTCAGCGTTCGACTGTGTTAACAATGTtgtcgtttttctttttttacatatatttttactGATCATCAGGCTGTGGGAAGGTGTAGTTAAATACAGAATCTATTGCACAATGGTTAAAGATCGAGAGTCCTTGAATATTTACAGCAAAGTCGCCCGGGTTTATTTACACATTTGGTCTTGGGGATTCTGGGGATTATGCAAATGGTGGTGGTGTACTCACATTTCGCCGGAGTCGCCGCTGCACTGCATCTGGCATCTGCCCAGTGGCCACGGACAATGGTAAAATAAAACAGGCGAGTTTGTTGTAAATATTCATGAAAACCGAATGCCCTTGTGGTGGGCAAACgcattttattcaaatttacaGACAAGAGTTTGCACATTCCGCTGCCAAGAGTGGTTTAAAAAAGTATGAAGAAACGTTTCTGAAGTTGCGAAATTTCAATTGTTTTTATGCTCTGCGTTAGTTTTTGCCTATGCTCTCTACTAAAACTCTTCACTCGACCCTCTCGGTACATCTTGCTAAATGTTGCATCATAATTTCTGCTTAATGTTCGCCGCGCTTCAATCTGAATTGAATATTGGCCTTGTCTCAACGCTGGTTTTGCTCTTAACTAGGGTTTAGTTGGTAGTTTCGTATGGTATATATGGTACAACATAAGAATGCATTTCGTTTTACAAAttgtttaataatttaaataatattatgtaACAAAAAAGAAGATTGCGCATTATATGTAGaggtataatataaaaaggggATCACCGTGGTACTCGAACTAAATCTCAATGCCTTTGAAGCTGATTGATTGATTGCTTGATTGTTCAAGTGATAAACAATTGTGTAATATTAACAAATTTACTTAGCTGCGTATGATAATGAAAGATTGCATTCGACTGCTTTCGTTTGATTTTTAAGGGCGGAAATTGAGTTCGCTTTTGTTTGGTTTTCGattgtgttttttgttttacaGAGAAAAATCTACTAGACACACACTACATATCGTGGATTCATCGTAtctttgtttaattaattattattgttaagAGTTCTTAGTCAATACAGGCGGCGAATTATACTTTAGTTTTTCTATGGTTTtcgttttatatttttttgagcGCGGCTAAAATTACTGGTTTATCTGATCTGACCTCGTTTTTGTTAAGCTTATCTTTTAGGGCGGTCTATACATAAAGAACTTTTGtacttttttttagattttatgattttttgtgGTTGTTTTTTTGGGTCCATTGATTCGGGGCTTTTACATTAACTGATAAGAGCGGGACAAACATAGAGAACATAGTGTTTACAACTAATTTAGGGGTCTGTTGAAAAAGATTTACTTTTTGTTTTAGGGGTTTTGTTTTGTagttttttgaaatttttttgtttgacgGTTTTAAGCGCAACCAACAAAAAACTGCTGTCCCATTCCAGATGTTCGGGATTTCGGCGTGGGTTCGCAATTCTCAAATCGTATTCTCTCTCTCACTGATCTCGAATAATGATCCGGAACGGCATCAATCTTTTGTATGATGGTCCGCAGCAttcattttgaatttttttatattttttttttgcttttgttttttttcacGTATTTTTTTGTCTGCCGCAAATAAATCGAAAAAATTGTGGGGGGCGCTACTCTCGGGCAACTTTCTCAAAAGGGGGAGGGCATGGCTGCGTCCCCTTGCCGCCCACATTTCCGTATTTCAATAGGTTTTCTTAAATGTTAGAACCAGCGCTACCAAATACACGTTTGTGTATATGCCAAAAGAATTATGATGCACTTTAGCAAAATATACACACTACCTCAACCAGCACTACTACACTTGCACGCGGAACGCTCTCATGGACACACACCCCACCTCCTGGTGCTGCTCCTCCCGCTGCTTCTGCTTCCGATGGGGATATGTCTGGTGCCTGATCTCCTGGAGGATGCCGGCCCCCGGAAGGCAGGGGTGTGTGCCGCGTGGGCGTCTGGTTGATGGTTCCTTTGTCCGCTGCTCCAGTTGTCCAGCTGTTGTCCCTGCTGCTCTACTGCTGCTGGCTGGCGGCTGGATACTAACATTGTTCGAAAATTGGAATTATGGGTGAAGTGGGCcagtcctcctcctcctcggagCTAATACTCTCGGTTCTGGAAAGGGAAATATAAAATGGCAGGTGTTAATGAGCTTCGAATTACATAATGAAAATACAAAGCGAAAGTTGATAAACTAGTTTatcttatttttattatggatatatatataatataggTATACTAAATAAGAAGTATATAAACTCACAACAAACTTTATTTGATATCTTTATAAGCTCATCTATCAAATTATTATTTCGGATAATATCAATAACTCCCTTTAATTTCCCTGGTTTCCAGGTGACAACCTTGTTTATGGCTTCACAATCGGCAAATCAATTAACAGAACCAGTTCAAGTTGAAGGCCCCTTTTGCAATCAAGGCCCCCCGAAAATCAGCTGATAATTCGGCAAGCCTTTGCTCAGGTGCAACTGGAACACAAAGTTCGGGGAATAGTGCATTGAACTCTCCCAAATGTTTATGACTAACTTTCGAAACGGCTCGAGAAAAGACTCTAGAACAATATCAGCGATAAGATAGCAATTAGGGGAAAGAAAGCTAGGCAAACAACGGGGCAAAAAATAGAAATTCAATGACATTGAACATGCACATCTAAGTTCAATGTGAGAATCCAAGGACGCACAACAGCTGGCCAAGATATAGGTAAAAGTATACTATATAGTATACATACCCCACAGATATATGTGCTTTGCATAATCAAAGACTCTTTTGGCAACCCTCGCGGCTGTCTACGTGCGTGTATTTTGTTGTTGCGTCTAGCGGGTATTTGGAAACGATAAGGTTGTTGCcgaaaaaaagcaaaaaccGGGGCGGcagcgaaaataaaaaacaaatagctATATAAACACGCATACAGAGTGGACGTTTGGTTTGAAGAGGAGGCGGTCGGTGGGCGAGCCAGCCAGTCTCATGACAAatgtgttgttgctgctgctgctgataaTGGAATCGCTAATATTCTAGAAACTTGTTTACGCCAAAAAGCTCAGATCGTCATCGACACATTTGCTTACAGTCGAGATTATGTATGCGCGTGTAGGCTATGCCAGAAATCACTAAAAATAAAGAAGAACGGCAATCCAGGTCCGAAAGTTTCCATGTTCTCATTACAATAAGGGGTGGAAAATACAACTTGAGATTGTAGTTGTACTCGGCTTTTTCCTACAATACTTTCCTACCCTATTCTGAGAAAGATATCCTCTTGAAATCCCTCTTTTCCCCTACCTTTCTTCATATTATTCAACATTTTATAACATCTAGAGCTACATCCAAGACTCACCTCGATCTCAGGCCATCGTCGAGGGCGTTGGAGATGCCTTCCTCAATGGTGGGCAGGTCGGAGGAGAAGCGGTTGATCGGGCGCAGGACGCGCAGCGTGCGACTGGACAGCTTCCAGACAAGCCGCTGCTTGTAGGGCGCCTTGTTCTGCCCGTTGTAGTGGGACAGAATGCCCGACACGATGCTGAAGCCGCAGGTAAAAACGCGATCGGGAATCTGTGGGGCCACCAAAATAGAAGCCATTAAAATGAGTCCCAAATTAACAATAAGGAACTCCCAACCGAACTCACCCTCATGTACTGCTGCAGGAAAAGGATGTACTCAAAGACGTGCTTCAGCTCGGGACTGCCGCGGGTGTACGACTCCTTGATGTGGAAGTCCAGGTGCAGGCAGATGAGCACCAGCGCCAGCGTCGAGGGCGTGATCACCGTGGTCTTGACGTCGCACATCAGGATCTCCAGGCGGTTCTCCAGCTCCTCCAACTTGATCAGCTGCTGGTAGAACTTGAAGAAGTCGCCGCCGATCTCCTTCGCCAGGTTGCGGAAGAGGGCGTAGTAGATGCGCAGGTAGCTCACGGAGGTGATCGGTGAATGTCCCATCTGGACGCCCAGCTTGTTGGCAATCACACCGGCCATGCGTTCCAGATCGCCAGCGGTACAACCACACTAGAAGCATATGGAAAAAGAGTAAGTAAGCTGCGAAATCAGGAGAGATTTCCCAAACACCCACCTGAGATATTGTAACCAGATCCTCGGCGGGAATGGGCTTCAAGTCCAGCTGCTTGATGGCCAGGTGGAACGAGGCCACGCTCATGCAAGCCATGTGCTTAGGCTTGACGGCCATTCTGTCCAGGAAGCGGTCCACCAGGCTCATGGCCGAGAACAGGACGTCGGAGGGCAGCTCGTACCACATCTTCAGGCATCGCAGCACGTAAGCTGATCCATCTCGTCCCCCGGCAGTCACCTCGCGCTATTCAAGGAATACCAGATTAGTTGGTAACAAGCTTAAACAGTAAACTAATCACTAGACTCACCCTCGACTCCTtgggcagcagcagcaccgtGTGGAACTTGTCCTGCAGGGCGTCGTACTCCTTGAGGGTCTCGTACAACTCGTCCGAGGTGAGGGCGTGCAGCTGATCCTCCAGCTTCTTCGAGGACGAAGACGGCTcgccattgttgttgctggcgGCTCCACCGACGGCACCAGCCTCGGCCTCCAGTTGCTCTTGTTGTTCGTACTTCTGATATTCCAAGCCAGCAGCACCCGGTGTCCCATACCGGCCCTCGTCCGCAATCCTCATCCAATCAGTTGGCATCTCTGCATTGCGGTTAATGCCGTTGGCTAGCTTGCCCCCACCCAGAGCCGCTCCCGATCCTGATCCCGGTCCAGCAGATCCTCCAGCGgatgcagcagcagcggcggcagcCTGGGCCGAAGTCGAGGGCTGCTCGTCGTCGACCAGAATGGCGTTGATGCTGTGGGCGTCCATGGCGAGTCCGTTGTTGTTGATGTGGGAGGGTCCGTTCGAGAGGGTGGCTTGGTGGTCCTGGGGCAAGGCGAGGCCTGGCATAACCGACGACGACATCGATGTCCTCTGCTGCATCAACTGCTCCTGCTGCCGCGCCGCCTGCAACTGGCAATAGTAGGCGATATCCTGCTCCCGTTGGTACTGGTAGTGCTGGTATTGCTCGTACTCgtattgctgttgctgctgctgttgcagaGTGCTCTCCAACTCACAATCAACTTCGGCGGCGTATTCGGCGGCAGCAGAGGAGTAGCGTACAGGGACAGACATTGTGAGGGCTGGCCTAGTACCTGTTTTTGAGGTTGTTAAGGTTGTAGGTTGTAGATTAAACAACACTCCTTTGGGTGGTGACCAAAGAGTGTCGgaaaaatgcaaa is from Drosophila suzukii chromosome 3, CBGP_Dsuzu_IsoJpt1.0, whole genome shotgun sequence and encodes:
- the CycG gene encoding cyclin G, with translation MSVPVRYSSAAAEYAAEVDCELESTLQQQQQQQYEYEQYQHYQYQREQDIAYYCQLQAARQQEQLMQQRTSMSSSVMPGLALPQDHQATLSNGPSHINNNGLAMDAHSINAILVDDEQPSTSAQAAAAAAASAGGSAGPGSGSGAALGGGKLANGINRNAEMPTDWMRIADEGRYGTPGAAGLEYQKYEQQEQLEAEAGAVGGAASNNNGEPSSSSKKLEDQLHALTSDELYETLKEYDALQDKFHTVLLLPKESRREVTAGGRDGSAYVLRCLKMWYELPSDVLFSAMSLVDRFLDRMAVKPKHMACMSVASFHLAIKQLDLKPIPAEDLVTISQCGCTAGDLERMAGVIANKLGVQMGHSPITSVSYLRIYYALFRNLAKEIGGDFFKFYQQLIKLEELENRLEILMCDVKTTVITPSTLALVLICLHLDFHIKESYTRGSPELKHVFEYILFLQQYMRIPDRVFTCGFSIVSGILSHYNGQNKAPYKQRLVWKLSSRTLRVLRPINRFSSDLPTIEEGISNALDDGLRSRTESISSEEEEDWPTSPIIPIFEQC